From Sparus aurata chromosome 9, fSpaAur1.1, whole genome shotgun sequence, a single genomic window includes:
- the rbm44 gene encoding RNA-binding protein 44 isoform X2, with translation MELYYVVNPNHCSFPFWPTLPDTEARTVFQTAWPAHPCMVPYDATVPSTSYGAGGYAGVVEPPQVIPHFYSTVAEKSHRREGRVLFLDRSVFDLVYTHQCLALTDPKLLGWYLRLSPEDRKIIQDEGGFHHFLQGHPGLELSKHHVYVKCNSGSTSPSPQFVETNSHTSKMSGVTRCRCGNMQNCYTPPVAHSHLDLEMCPNDVRGTLLGRGNSLEGSKNHPHEESSSSSAAVCRDRSALASSLHVDMELERWRQGGKPKLRSQSAVTENQSVDFIRIEVNPSWSEWPPSEKNSPPVDSHEVSSSLEGQSDNICSIMEDDKSILACLPIEDVKAHNSGVHSGPVTSSSEALSASSDTSETVVKMSTADKYTSPMPCVTVCDVMVGTEPALCMAAFTQTEDPETSDKHVITEVHMADLDYLAEEFIKLRMVKEELREQKKKMNSLGCRLKRECDCVQRAQQAELCLLALQYNMCTQHCWRLYYTSAEGGQVPPLPKNPPANIASVLQKLESDYNWMRDKILAGVPLKELKPLSVDCEKITTGAHYIPAEIIGDELGKVPSWSSQEPHNPSGEENGRPADQIRNGYQPSQRKEQTKKNCEKRTAVTMVPHDRDSVHTANKQEGKQIKAVCKELNTMEAWYDAEEDLEPAERGQDPAVINKDVTKAESASGEPKCSVLSVSNLPSNVTESDVMLWFEKYHASDVSITALKNDLRVAIVTIDDPQSAEAAVSELNGCTMQGYTLHVEHIIRANGGSDSQASASISEPECSQDSKPQTSKTESSSTDRQLIGHTPPSSSIKIRKVVCISPTAKGTCVPQHYGTMGSFDTLMAELTQRHPDVGRQRIVDALLELRAKHQGILSSFPLRTIREMTSDLLTRPASAAQL, from the exons ATGGAGCTGTACTATGTTGTCAATCCCAACCACTGTTCATTTCCATTTTGGCCGACTCTTCCGGACACTGAAGCCAGGACTGTTTTCCAGACAGCGTGGCCAGCCCATCCATGCATGGTGCCGTACGATGCGACTGTTCCTAGCACATCGTACGGGGCCGGGGGCTATGCGGGCGTGGTGGAGCCTCCTCAGGTGATACCTCACTTTTACAGCACGGTGGCTGAAAAGTCACATCGAA GAGAGGGCAGGGTATTATTCCTGGACCG TTCTGTATTTGATTTGGTGTACACTCATCAATGCCTTGCCCTCACTGACCCCAAGCTGCTGGGTTGGTATCTCAGATTGAGTCCAGAGGACAGAAAGATCATACAAG ACGAAGGAGGGTTTCACCACTTTCTGCAAGGACACCCGGGCCTAGAACTGTCAAAGCATCATGTTTATGTGAAGT GTAACAGTGGAAGTACCAGTCCTTCCCCGCAATTCGTGGAAACCAACAGCCATAC ATCAAAGATGTCAGGAGTGACGAGGTGCAGATGTGGCAATATGCAAAACTGTTACACACCTCCAG TGGCTCATTCACATCTAGACCTTGAGATGTGTCCCAATGATGTAAGGGGGACCCTGCTTGGCCGTGGCAACAGCCTGGAGGGATCAAAAAACCATCCACATGAGGAGAGCAgtagcagcagtgcagctgtgTGCCGGGACCGATCAGCCTTGGCGAGCTCTTTGCATGTGGACATGGAGCTGGAAAGATGGAGACAGGGAGGAAAGCCTAAGCTCAGGAGCCAGTCTGCAGTGACGGAGAATCAGAGTGTTGATTTCATACGTATTGAAGTCAATCCATCATG GTCAGAGTGGCCACCAAGCGAGAAAAACTCTCCTCCTGTGGATTCCCATGAGGTTAGCTCAAGCCTTGAAGGTCAGAGTGACAACATCTGCAGCATCATGGAGGATGATAAGAGTATACTTGCCTGTCTGCCTATTGAAGATGTGAAAGCACATAACAGTGGGGTTCACTCAGGTCCAGTCACCAGTAGTAGTGAAGCACTGTCAGCCAGCAGTGACACTTCGGAGACTGTCGTCAAGATGAGCACTGCAGATAAGTACACCTCCCCAATGCCCTGTGTTACTGTCTGTGACGTAATGGTTGGTACTGAGCCTGCACTGTGCATGGCAGCCTTCACTCAGACTGAGGATCCAGAAACATCTGACAAACATGTCATTACTGAAGTCCACATGGCAGATCTGGACTATCTTGCTGAG gAGTTTATCAAACTCAGGATGGTTaaagaggagctgagagagcaaaagaagaaaatgaatag CCTGGGTTGTAGACTGAAAAGAGAATGTGACTGCGTCCAGCGTGCTCAGCAGGCAGAGCTATGCCTCCTGGCCCTGCAGTACAACATGTGCACACAGCACTGCTGGAGACTCTACTATACCTCTGCTGAGGGAGGCCAAGTCCCTCCACT GCCAAAGAACCCTCCTGCAAACATTGCAAGTGTTCTGCAAAAACTGGAATCTGATTATAATTGGATGAGAGATAAGATCCTGGCAGGGGTTCCACTGAAGGAGCTCAAGCCTCTGTCTGTTGACTGTGAGAAGATAACTACAGGAGCACATTACATTCCTGCTGAG ATCATTGGTGATGAGCTGGGAAAAGTTCCATCTTG GAGCTCCCAGGAGCCACATAATCCATCAGGTGAAGAAAACGGACGTCCTGCTGATCAAATCAGAAATGGCTACCAG CCCAGTCAGAGAAAGGAGCAGACCAAGAAGAACTGTGAAAAGAGGACAGCTGTCACGATGGTGCCCCATGATAGAGATTCTGTCCATACTGCAAACAAGCAAGAAGGGAAGCAGATAA AAGCTGTATGCAAAGAGCTCAACACAATGGAGGCATGGTACGATGCTGAAGAGGACCTGGAGCCTGCTGAGAGGGGACAGGATCCAGCAGTGATTAATAAGGATGTGACCAAAG CAGAATCAGCCAGTGGAGAACCAAAGTGCTCAGTACTCTCTGTTTCCAACCTACCCAGTAATGTGACAGAG AGTGACGTGATGCTGTGGTTTGAGAAATATCATGCCTCTGATGTCAGCATCACTGCTTTAAAGAATGATTTGAG AGTTGCCATAGTGACGATCGATGATCCCCAATCTGCCGAGGCTGCAGTGAGCGAGCTGAATGGCTGTACCATGCAAGGCTATACTTTGCATGTGGAGCACATCATCAGAGCAAATGGTGGGAGCGACAGTCAGGCCTCGGCCTCCATCAGTGAGCCTGAGTGTTCACAGGACAGCAAACCACAAACCTCCAAGACTGAATCCAGCAGcactgacagacag TTGATAGGACATACACCGCCTAGCTCGAGCATCAAGATCAGGAAGGTGGTCTGCATCTCCCCCACAGCAAAGGGGACCTGTGTGCCCCAACACTATGGAACCATGGGCAGCTTCGATACCTTGATGGCAGAGCTGACACAGCGCCACCCAGATGTTGGAAGGCAGAGGATTGTGGATGCCCTGTTGGAGCTGAGGGCCAAGCACCAGGGTATCCTCAGCAGCTTCCCCCTCAGGACCATCAGGGAGATGACTTCAGATCTTCTGACCAGGCCTGCGAGTGCAGCGCAGTTATGA
- the rbm44 gene encoding RNA-binding protein 44 isoform X4, which yields MELYYVVNPNHCSFPFWPTLPDTEARTVFQTAWPAHPCMVPYDATVPSTSYGAGGYAGVVEPPQVIPHFYSTVAEKSHRREGRVLFLDRSVFDLVYTHQCLALTDPKLLGWYLRLSPEDRKIIQDEGGFHHFLQGHPGLELSKHHVYVKCNSGSTSPSPQFVETNSHTSKMSGVTRCRCGNMQNCLQEVAHSHLDLEMCPNDVRGTLLGRGNSLEGSKNHPHEESSSSSAAVCRDRSALASSLHVDMELERWRQGGKPKLRSQSAVTENQSVDFIRIEVNPSWSEWPPSEKNSPPVDSHEVSSSLEGQSDNICSIMEDDKSILACLPIEDVKAHNSGVHSGPVTSSSEALSASSDTSETVVKMSTADKYTSPMPCVTVCDVMVGTEPALCMAAFTQTEDPETSDKHVITEVHMADLDYLAEEFIKLRMVKEELREQKKKMNSLGCRLKRECDCVQRAQQAELCLLALQYNMCTQHCWRLYYTSAEGGQVPPLPKNPPANIASVLQKLESDYNWMRDKILAGVPLKELKPLSVDCEKITTGAHYIPAEIIGDELGKVPSWSSQEPHNPSGEENGRPADQIRNGYQPSQRKEQTKKNCEKRTAVTMVPHDRDSVHTANKQEGKQIKAVCKELNTMEAWYDAEEDLEPAERGQDPAVINKDVTKAESASGEPKCSVLSVSNLPSNVTESDVMLWFEKYHASDVSITALKNDLRVAIVTIDDPQSAEAAVSELNGCTMQGYTLHVEHIIRANGGSDSQASASISEPECSQDSKPQTSKTESSSTDRQLIGHTPPSSSIKIRKVVCISPTAKGTCVPQHYGTMGSFDTLMAELTQRHPDVGRQRIVDALLELRAKHQGILSSFPLRTIREMTSDLLTRPASAAQL from the exons ATGGAGCTGTACTATGTTGTCAATCCCAACCACTGTTCATTTCCATTTTGGCCGACTCTTCCGGACACTGAAGCCAGGACTGTTTTCCAGACAGCGTGGCCAGCCCATCCATGCATGGTGCCGTACGATGCGACTGTTCCTAGCACATCGTACGGGGCCGGGGGCTATGCGGGCGTGGTGGAGCCTCCTCAGGTGATACCTCACTTTTACAGCACGGTGGCTGAAAAGTCACATCGAA GAGAGGGCAGGGTATTATTCCTGGACCG TTCTGTATTTGATTTGGTGTACACTCATCAATGCCTTGCCCTCACTGACCCCAAGCTGCTGGGTTGGTATCTCAGATTGAGTCCAGAGGACAGAAAGATCATACAAG ACGAAGGAGGGTTTCACCACTTTCTGCAAGGACACCCGGGCCTAGAACTGTCAAAGCATCATGTTTATGTGAAGT GTAACAGTGGAAGTACCAGTCCTTCCCCGCAATTCGTGGAAACCAACAGCCATAC ATCAAAGATGTCAGGAGTGACGAGGTGCAGATGTGGCAATATGCAAAACTGT ttgcaAGAAGTGGCTCATTCACATCTAGACCTTGAGATGTGTCCCAATGATGTAAGGGGGACCCTGCTTGGCCGTGGCAACAGCCTGGAGGGATCAAAAAACCATCCACATGAGGAGAGCAgtagcagcagtgcagctgtgTGCCGGGACCGATCAGCCTTGGCGAGCTCTTTGCATGTGGACATGGAGCTGGAAAGATGGAGACAGGGAGGAAAGCCTAAGCTCAGGAGCCAGTCTGCAGTGACGGAGAATCAGAGTGTTGATTTCATACGTATTGAAGTCAATCCATCATG GTCAGAGTGGCCACCAAGCGAGAAAAACTCTCCTCCTGTGGATTCCCATGAGGTTAGCTCAAGCCTTGAAGGTCAGAGTGACAACATCTGCAGCATCATGGAGGATGATAAGAGTATACTTGCCTGTCTGCCTATTGAAGATGTGAAAGCACATAACAGTGGGGTTCACTCAGGTCCAGTCACCAGTAGTAGTGAAGCACTGTCAGCCAGCAGTGACACTTCGGAGACTGTCGTCAAGATGAGCACTGCAGATAAGTACACCTCCCCAATGCCCTGTGTTACTGTCTGTGACGTAATGGTTGGTACTGAGCCTGCACTGTGCATGGCAGCCTTCACTCAGACTGAGGATCCAGAAACATCTGACAAACATGTCATTACTGAAGTCCACATGGCAGATCTGGACTATCTTGCTGAG gAGTTTATCAAACTCAGGATGGTTaaagaggagctgagagagcaaaagaagaaaatgaatag CCTGGGTTGTAGACTGAAAAGAGAATGTGACTGCGTCCAGCGTGCTCAGCAGGCAGAGCTATGCCTCCTGGCCCTGCAGTACAACATGTGCACACAGCACTGCTGGAGACTCTACTATACCTCTGCTGAGGGAGGCCAAGTCCCTCCACT GCCAAAGAACCCTCCTGCAAACATTGCAAGTGTTCTGCAAAAACTGGAATCTGATTATAATTGGATGAGAGATAAGATCCTGGCAGGGGTTCCACTGAAGGAGCTCAAGCCTCTGTCTGTTGACTGTGAGAAGATAACTACAGGAGCACATTACATTCCTGCTGAG ATCATTGGTGATGAGCTGGGAAAAGTTCCATCTTG GAGCTCCCAGGAGCCACATAATCCATCAGGTGAAGAAAACGGACGTCCTGCTGATCAAATCAGAAATGGCTACCAG CCCAGTCAGAGAAAGGAGCAGACCAAGAAGAACTGTGAAAAGAGGACAGCTGTCACGATGGTGCCCCATGATAGAGATTCTGTCCATACTGCAAACAAGCAAGAAGGGAAGCAGATAA AAGCTGTATGCAAAGAGCTCAACACAATGGAGGCATGGTACGATGCTGAAGAGGACCTGGAGCCTGCTGAGAGGGGACAGGATCCAGCAGTGATTAATAAGGATGTGACCAAAG CAGAATCAGCCAGTGGAGAACCAAAGTGCTCAGTACTCTCTGTTTCCAACCTACCCAGTAATGTGACAGAG AGTGACGTGATGCTGTGGTTTGAGAAATATCATGCCTCTGATGTCAGCATCACTGCTTTAAAGAATGATTTGAG AGTTGCCATAGTGACGATCGATGATCCCCAATCTGCCGAGGCTGCAGTGAGCGAGCTGAATGGCTGTACCATGCAAGGCTATACTTTGCATGTGGAGCACATCATCAGAGCAAATGGTGGGAGCGACAGTCAGGCCTCGGCCTCCATCAGTGAGCCTGAGTGTTCACAGGACAGCAAACCACAAACCTCCAAGACTGAATCCAGCAGcactgacagacag TTGATAGGACATACACCGCCTAGCTCGAGCATCAAGATCAGGAAGGTGGTCTGCATCTCCCCCACAGCAAAGGGGACCTGTGTGCCCCAACACTATGGAACCATGGGCAGCTTCGATACCTTGATGGCAGAGCTGACACAGCGCCACCCAGATGTTGGAAGGCAGAGGATTGTGGATGCCCTGTTGGAGCTGAGGGCCAAGCACCAGGGTATCCTCAGCAGCTTCCCCCTCAGGACCATCAGGGAGATGACTTCAGATCTTCTGACCAGGCCTGCGAGTGCAGCGCAGTTATGA
- the rbm44 gene encoding RNA-binding protein 44 isoform X7 yields the protein MVPYDATVPSTSYGAGGYAGVVEPPQVIPHFYSTVAEKSHRREGRVLFLDRSVFDLVYTHQCLALTDPKLLGWYLRLSPEDRKIIQDEGGFHHFLQGHPGLELSKHHVYVKCNSGSTSPSPQFVETNSHTSKMSGVTRCRCGNMQNCYTPPEVAHSHLDLEMCPNDVRGTLLGRGNSLEGSKNHPHEESSSSSAAVCRDRSALASSLHVDMELERWRQGGKPKLRSQSAVTENQSVDFIRIEVNPSWSEWPPSEKNSPPVDSHEVSSSLEGQSDNICSIMEDDKSILACLPIEDVKAHNSGVHSGPVTSSSEALSASSDTSETVVKMSTADKYTSPMPCVTVCDVMVGTEPALCMAAFTQTEDPETSDKHVITEVHMADLDYLAEEFIKLRMVKEELREQKKKMNSLGCRLKRECDCVQRAQQAELCLLALQYNMCTQHCWRLYYTSAEGGQVPPLPKNPPANIASVLQKLESDYNWMRDKILAGVPLKELKPLSVDCEKITTGAHYIPAEIIGDELGKVPSWSSQEPHNPSGEENGRPADQIRNGYQPSQRKEQTKKNCEKRTAVTMVPHDRDSVHTANKQEGKQIKAVCKELNTMEAWYDAEEDLEPAERGQDPAVINKDVTKAESASGEPKCSVLSVSNLPSNVTESDVMLWFEKYHASDVSITALKNDLRVAIVTIDDPQSAEAAVSELNGCTMQGYTLHVEHIIRANGGSDSQASASISEPECSQDSKPQTSKTESSSTDRQLIGHTPPSSSIKIRKVVCISPTAKGTCVPQHYGTMGSFDTLMAELTQRHPDVGRQRIVDALLELRAKHQGILSSFPLRTIREMTSDLLTRPASAAQL from the exons ATGGTGCCGTACGATGCGACTGTTCCTAGCACATCGTACGGGGCCGGGGGCTATGCGGGCGTGGTGGAGCCTCCTCAGGTGATACCTCACTTTTACAGCACGGTGGCTGAAAAGTCACATCGAA GAGAGGGCAGGGTATTATTCCTGGACCG TTCTGTATTTGATTTGGTGTACACTCATCAATGCCTTGCCCTCACTGACCCCAAGCTGCTGGGTTGGTATCTCAGATTGAGTCCAGAGGACAGAAAGATCATACAAG ACGAAGGAGGGTTTCACCACTTTCTGCAAGGACACCCGGGCCTAGAACTGTCAAAGCATCATGTTTATGTGAAGT GTAACAGTGGAAGTACCAGTCCTTCCCCGCAATTCGTGGAAACCAACAGCCATAC ATCAAAGATGTCAGGAGTGACGAGGTGCAGATGTGGCAATATGCAAAACTGTTACACACCTCCAG AAGTGGCTCATTCACATCTAGACCTTGAGATGTGTCCCAATGATGTAAGGGGGACCCTGCTTGGCCGTGGCAACAGCCTGGAGGGATCAAAAAACCATCCACATGAGGAGAGCAgtagcagcagtgcagctgtgTGCCGGGACCGATCAGCCTTGGCGAGCTCTTTGCATGTGGACATGGAGCTGGAAAGATGGAGACAGGGAGGAAAGCCTAAGCTCAGGAGCCAGTCTGCAGTGACGGAGAATCAGAGTGTTGATTTCATACGTATTGAAGTCAATCCATCATG GTCAGAGTGGCCACCAAGCGAGAAAAACTCTCCTCCTGTGGATTCCCATGAGGTTAGCTCAAGCCTTGAAGGTCAGAGTGACAACATCTGCAGCATCATGGAGGATGATAAGAGTATACTTGCCTGTCTGCCTATTGAAGATGTGAAAGCACATAACAGTGGGGTTCACTCAGGTCCAGTCACCAGTAGTAGTGAAGCACTGTCAGCCAGCAGTGACACTTCGGAGACTGTCGTCAAGATGAGCACTGCAGATAAGTACACCTCCCCAATGCCCTGTGTTACTGTCTGTGACGTAATGGTTGGTACTGAGCCTGCACTGTGCATGGCAGCCTTCACTCAGACTGAGGATCCAGAAACATCTGACAAACATGTCATTACTGAAGTCCACATGGCAGATCTGGACTATCTTGCTGAG gAGTTTATCAAACTCAGGATGGTTaaagaggagctgagagagcaaaagaagaaaatgaatag CCTGGGTTGTAGACTGAAAAGAGAATGTGACTGCGTCCAGCGTGCTCAGCAGGCAGAGCTATGCCTCCTGGCCCTGCAGTACAACATGTGCACACAGCACTGCTGGAGACTCTACTATACCTCTGCTGAGGGAGGCCAAGTCCCTCCACT GCCAAAGAACCCTCCTGCAAACATTGCAAGTGTTCTGCAAAAACTGGAATCTGATTATAATTGGATGAGAGATAAGATCCTGGCAGGGGTTCCACTGAAGGAGCTCAAGCCTCTGTCTGTTGACTGTGAGAAGATAACTACAGGAGCACATTACATTCCTGCTGAG ATCATTGGTGATGAGCTGGGAAAAGTTCCATCTTG GAGCTCCCAGGAGCCACATAATCCATCAGGTGAAGAAAACGGACGTCCTGCTGATCAAATCAGAAATGGCTACCAG CCCAGTCAGAGAAAGGAGCAGACCAAGAAGAACTGTGAAAAGAGGACAGCTGTCACGATGGTGCCCCATGATAGAGATTCTGTCCATACTGCAAACAAGCAAGAAGGGAAGCAGATAA AAGCTGTATGCAAAGAGCTCAACACAATGGAGGCATGGTACGATGCTGAAGAGGACCTGGAGCCTGCTGAGAGGGGACAGGATCCAGCAGTGATTAATAAGGATGTGACCAAAG CAGAATCAGCCAGTGGAGAACCAAAGTGCTCAGTACTCTCTGTTTCCAACCTACCCAGTAATGTGACAGAG AGTGACGTGATGCTGTGGTTTGAGAAATATCATGCCTCTGATGTCAGCATCACTGCTTTAAAGAATGATTTGAG AGTTGCCATAGTGACGATCGATGATCCCCAATCTGCCGAGGCTGCAGTGAGCGAGCTGAATGGCTGTACCATGCAAGGCTATACTTTGCATGTGGAGCACATCATCAGAGCAAATGGTGGGAGCGACAGTCAGGCCTCGGCCTCCATCAGTGAGCCTGAGTGTTCACAGGACAGCAAACCACAAACCTCCAAGACTGAATCCAGCAGcactgacagacag TTGATAGGACATACACCGCCTAGCTCGAGCATCAAGATCAGGAAGGTGGTCTGCATCTCCCCCACAGCAAAGGGGACCTGTGTGCCCCAACACTATGGAACCATGGGCAGCTTCGATACCTTGATGGCAGAGCTGACACAGCGCCACCCAGATGTTGGAAGGCAGAGGATTGTGGATGCCCTGTTGGAGCTGAGGGCCAAGCACCAGGGTATCCTCAGCAGCTTCCCCCTCAGGACCATCAGGGAGATGACTTCAGATCTTCTGACCAGGCCTGCGAGTGCAGCGCAGTTATGA